TGTCTGCTAATTGGCCAGAGATGGTTTAGCGCGTCTCTGCTTCATAACTTGTTTTGCAGCGTTTAGGGGACACAGTCTAATCTAACACTAAGTTTTCAAATTGAAAAGGGCAAtagactgcaaactgttttcactttgttttgtccaagtgtccaaaaacacatcaaatactTGCATTGATTTGTATGTGGTCTATAATTACTGCATTAAAACTAAACATATGCAACTAGATATGTTATCAATCAATGACTGTGTTTTTGTAGGTCACACTCAGCCTTTAAAATGGTAGATTCAAAGACAATGTGCTAAATGCAAATACATGCCCTCTGCATATTACATAACAATATGCATCTTTACAGCATATATAGGGAAGCACAGAACTGTGTTGTTTATaattggaaaaagaaaaaaaagggtcCCCTTGTAAAAGCAGAGATTGATCTCGAGGAGTGGATCACCTACCCTGAGGCTGTAACGTGGAGCTGAGAAGGCTCTGAGGGCagcatctcctcctctgtccttctttGGGACGGCCTCTGCCCGAACACATCCCTGCCTtcaggagggggagagggggactgGGATGGGTAACTGGCTGCAGTGGAGGCATACGACATGTGGGCATGGAAACTAGGGCTGGGCTGCCTGGCCTGGCCCTGAGTGGGAGAGGCTGTGAGGGAGGACCTCCGTGTGAAGGAGACTGTAGCTGAGGGCTGGAGGGTGATCTCGGGCATCTCCAGAGAGCGGGAGGTGCGCAGGATGGTAGGGCGGGGCGGGGGGCGCACTAAAATGTCTGGGGAGCCAGGCTGGGTGCTCAGGGGGCTTTGGGATAGTGGAGAAAGACGGGACGGCTGAAGTACTAAAGGGGGTAGACTTGGGTCTGCCCGGCGCCCCGCCCTTGGGCTCAGCCAGGACTGAGGGCTACTACTGGGGGCTGTGCTTGGGCTCCCTGCACGGGCCGCCGGGTCAGGGTAAGGCAACACTGGTACACCCACACCGTGGGCCGTGTGTCTGAGCTGGCCGACACTCTGGGCCTGTTGCATAGCTAGACGCCTCATGGGAGGCCCCAGGGGCCCCAAGGGTCCCATGGACCGGTCTCTGCCTGGGGGAGCCACAGGGACCTCCAGCTGCAGAAGTCCAGGGCTGGTGGGGTCCTTGAGGGGAGGCAGGTGCAAACGGCCTGGTGGGTATGGAGGCGGCTCAGGGAGATCCTGGGGGTGGTGCAGAGTGTGGTGGGTGTACATGAAGCGAGGACCCTCTAGGCCCAGGAAGGGGAGCTCGTGAGGCTGCCAGCTTTCAGGTGAGTGCGGAGGGCTGTGAGTGTGTGATAGAGAATGGCCAGAGGCAGTGTACTGATGATGCTCCAGGCCTTCACTCTCCTCAGGGATGGAGGGGTAACCAAAGGGCCCCTCTGCGGTGCCCGGAGgcgaggacagagcagagctgcGTGGGCTCATATCTGGCATGTAGAATGGTGGTGGGATCCCTGAATCACCGCGGCTGCCTAGATACCCATAGAAAGGTCCCTGGGGGAAGCCCCTGTAGCGGGAGGCAGGCGCCTGCCCTGATGCGTGAAGTGCACTGCCCTCTGCAAAGCTCATACCTTCCATGGGCCTGTGCAGGCGGGGGCTGTAGGTGGGGGGCTGCGTGGACTCCAGACTTGAGGACGTGGGGGAGAGCTGAGGCCTCAGAGTGGGCATGATGGGTGGCAGTGGCCCAGGATCAAAATCATTCTCCTCATCCGACTGGCGGAACTCGGGGTACATGTCGGACTCTTCTGCGAAGGGGAAGCCCTGGATGCGGCGGTGTGGGGGGCTGCTTTCCATAACAAAGCGACCATCAGGACCCCGGCTTATCAGCTCTATTGGAGTAGTGACCTCTGCCTCATGTTTAGACACACTGTACTTCTTGCTGGCTATGGCACGCTTTGTTTTCTTATAGAAGGAaagctctttttctttctctctttgagGGCTCGGTAACTTGCGGACATACAAGCCTGGACCATGAGATCCCtctgaagagagagagcgaggtcGAGATGGCGGTGAACTCTCTGGACTGATCTTCCCAGATGATAACCTAAGAAGACAGAGGGTTTGAGTATAGATTaaataacaatacatttaataactttccaataaaaatatgaatcccATCAGGACATTCATAACGAATAGCATTATGAAAGTAACCTCTTTATAACAGTGATTACATCCTGATAGGACAGCAACTAATGAATCAAGCCACAATGACAGGATGAGAGAAGAATCAAAGACACAACCATGACAACCACATCTACTGACTCTACATTATCTGGAGCAGAAGTGAGAACAGCTTCCATATGCTGCACCAAATGGTGATGTGAGAGAAAGCAAAATGAATCTGCCCAGGCCTCATTTGCCCACACCAGGAGCAGCATAGTCAGCTTGTCAGCTCCTTCTAGGTCACATAGTGCTTCTGTATAAAAAGATCATATTTACAATACTGCACTGTACATGCAGCTGTTTGAGTCTTCTCTACACGCTGGACATGCAAGTAGGATTTACTACCACCAAAACTCATTTAGGATCATTACTATGCATCGCATTGAACATGCAGCCAAGCCAGTGCAGTGCAGCACACTCTGTAGATAGGTGCAGGCAGGCACTCACAGGGGGCTGGCGGGCGGGGGCAAGAAACTGCTCCTGGCAGGCTCATCCCAGCAGGGCTCTACCCCGGGCAAAGGGGTGAGAGGAGGCCTGCGGTGGGAGACAAATGACATGGGCCTGGTTCATTCCACTTTAACACATTGGGGTAAAGTCCCTGACCTTCCTCAACCATTTTACATCTGACATAAAGGTGCAGTAGTAACTATGGTCTTTACTTCTTTCATCTGGAAGGGGATTCGTGACAGCAACATCCAGTATTTAATTCTATGCAATTATTCCTACTATTATACATGTATTACAGACAGACAAATACACACGTATGTAGTTTGATGTGACTCTAAACAAATATGTTTCCCTAATAAACATTCATGCAGCAAGCAAACAGCATTTGAGGTTAAAGTATACAGACAGATcaaaaatcaatacaaatacTGCAGCCTGGGCACAGGGTAATGTGCCTGGAGTGCTGACATGGCTGTTCTGAACTCTGCTTAAGCTGCCCATTATCCGCTAGAGGTTGCTACTGCCCATGTACTTCCACATCCATTTCTCCTACAGattttcacattattattaaccaacaaatattattatttgttgtgttttcatcCATCTCTTTGCACCTTTTATGTTCTATGTTTTTTATCcattaactttattattatgagGAGAAaatgtagaggaggagagaacagtaGTGACTTTGCAGATGGGGCTTTTAACAGTGGATTTACTTACGGTGATTCTATGCTTTTCCTGAAGTGTGTCACGGACAAAGGAGGATCTGAGATGAGACAAACACAAATGCATCATTCAAGTAGTTCAATACTCTTATTGCACGCAGTCTTCCAACTAACCTGGTTTGCGCTTAAGCTTGCGACGATGTTGCTTGTTTACAAAGCAAGCTGCTAGAGTGCTAAACAGTACAGCTGCCGCCAAAAAACAGATAGTTGCCACAACACCCGCCACCACAGGCCGAGCTAGGCCCTCATCAGTCAACTCTGCATGGGGAAAGGGATCTAGTGCAGTGGACAGTagttaaaaacagataaaacaaaaaaaacaaaaatggataTATCGGCACTTACCCGTACTAGACACTCCCACAACATTACTGCTTTCACTGATCAGATCGTCCATGACGGCCATCACTCGAAATTCATACCAGGCCTCCTATTGGTATTTCATATCATTTCATACATTAGCAGTCAATATAAGGAAGAGCTTAGTAAATATTCTAAagttataaaaagaaaaaagatttcTACATAATGAACATTATGAGTCTGACCTGAACAAGCTCTTTGGCTATGAGCTCAGTCTCTGTGGAGGAGATCAGGTCATCCAGGACCTCCCACTTCTCTCCAAGGCGAAACTCCATGATGTAACGGTCGATGGGAGACGAGTGGTTGGCTGGTGGGAGCCATGTGAGGAGGACGCCCTGCTGAGTGCGGTTGGCTGTGAGGCACCGTGGTGGAGTAAGAAGCACCAGTGGTTCTGGGGTGCCCAGAGGAGAGCCTGACCAAATATGACACATGGAGAGGGTCAGTGAACCCaaacaaaatgtgttcactATGTATTTTGTACTGATCCATTTTAAACCAACATGCCTCATATTACACAACAGATTAatttataaatgtaattatgGTAAATGTTCAGAGGTGCCAAAATTTCTGCTAATTTTATAAACCATTACAATAACCATTTATCAACTGTATAGTGAGAGAATTCCCCTGGACGCTTTAGTGCCCACAGAAAGGGCCTTACCTTGACCTGTTCATGCATCAAGTATCACAGCCCTGTCCTTTACATTGTGTTACTGAAAATCCATCCCCATCCCTGGATTTTTCTGCTGATACAATGATTTTAAATACCATGCCGCCTAAATTCAATTTCCATCGAAGGGGCAGCACAAAAAGCCCAAAGTGGCAACATGTCCTTGAGGTATGAGCTGAAACACTAAATCTGATGACCAGATATCAGTCAAATTGTCTTCTGGTAAACAAATGGTATCTTTgtttcgtttttgttttttttaaatataaagacacacacaacaaaaataaacaaacacatacaataaaatgaaatgttgaaAGTAATGAATGCAGCACTTACCTGCCGTGGTAACTGTCACTACTTCACTGAAAGGCCCGGTGCCCAGTTTGTTCTGTGCCAGCACACTGAACTGGTACTCAGTCCCAGGCTCTAGCCcgggcaccaacaaccatgtcTGAGCACCAGAGACAGGCATCGAGTGCCAGTCATGAGGCCCAAAGTCTGTTCTCTTTGACCTAATGGCATAGAAGTAAAGCTCAGCAAATATCTGAGTGTCAGTTGAAACATTCAGGATAAACACATCTTCTAACAGTGAGTTTAACTGACACTAATATATGAATTAATTATTCATTACTGAAAAAAGCCCTGATATCGTATACAATTTTTGATGAAATCCCCAGTCACCCAAGAATGTAATGAATGCCCAAACAAGAAACTTGTACTTACACTGGACCGTACCAcacagaaaatgtctgttcaaAGCCTCCATCATAACCCGGTTCCCATGAGACATTAGCAGAGGTTGTTAACGGAAACACATGGATATTGCCAGGTGCATGCGGACTGGTGCCTGCAGGATTGAAACGAAAagagaaaatagtataataatcTAAACCTTgaatataacacatttatgtaACAATGAAAGTGAATTCAAGACAGATAATATTATGTTATATTGCACTGGCTGGATTTATACCGATCACTAGAATGCGCGTGCTGGCAGTGATGCTTGTGACCACATTAGTGGCTACACATTCCCATTCTCCATGGTCCTCCTTGCTGAGGGACAGAAACTGTAAGCTGCCACTGGGTAAGACATTGTGTTTACTCCTGCTAGGCTTCCCGACCTTTTAACAGATAGACAATAGTTAACAAATATCTGCTGCCATATACAGGGAAAAGTAAGAAGAGCGTACTTTTCTCCAGGTGATAGTTGGTATATCGGGGTCTCCAGAAGCAGCACATGGGATTACTAACTCTCTCCCCGCCTCCTGCCGATACTCACCCCCAGGCCTCACATTAAAGTAAGGGGGATCCTGTACCAAGATGGTATTCATAAACACAGTATTCATCAGAGGTATTATGAATCAATATTAAAGTATTTTCTTTAAACACAGACCTTTAGCACCAGAGTGGCATGGGGGGATTTGCCCATTGTACCCAGGGCATTGTAAGGCACACAGGTGTAGGTGCCCAGGGAGTCCTCTGTGGCCTCTGCCACTCGAATACTTCCATCTGTCATCAAACTCCAGCCAGGGTACTACGAGACAAGTTCAACTCATATGGTCACATACAGTACTGTTCACATATCATATTCAAGTCAAGTAATAATGTGTAATAAATGTATGATAATGTTACACAAACCTTCTCCACCCTGAGAGGGTAGCCATCTTTCTCCCACTTCACCGAGGTCACAGGTGGGTTGGCATCCACTGGACAGCGGATGATGCCCGGAAGTTTCCGTGGCACATAAATGACAGATGGCATATTGATCACTCGGGCTGGGTCTATGCACACACAAAATATCGATCAGTATTTTGACAACCATTAAAATAGAATACAAGCTATGCTTTCTCCACCTtgtaaatctgaaaaaaaaacatacaccaCAAAGAGGGAAAATCCCAGATGACCGACTATTGCATCTTCACCACCTCTtataaaaaatattctgaacGCAAGGATAAGCTGAACACAAGAATATGCTAAACACAAGGACCTAAACCTTGCGTTAACACTGGAGAAATATTTCTCAATAAAGCATAATAAATTTTTTCTAACGATAGATAGAAAAGACAGCCCAAAGCTGCAACATAAATGCATAAGCTATTCCTGGATGGGCACAGAGATTATTGCGTTgcgttttaattttaaaaaattgttaaattaaaaatgaattaaaatatatgCTAACTCTATGTAATTATAGCTGCATTTTTACAATATGTGACCTTGAAATTTAAGAAGGTCACCATATGATGTAGCACAGTCAAACAATACGGGAGTCTTCAACACTTCCTCTGCACCGGGTCGCCCCTCCCCCTCTACtgcgttgccatggaaacactcACACTGAACAGTCAGGTAGGCCGATGCCGAGGGCGAGATACCCAGGCTGTTACTGGGACTGCAGGTGTATCTCCCAGCATCCTCTGGCTTGACCCGGAAGATGATGAGTGTGCCATCAATGAGAATCCGCACACGGAGCTTTAGATCACTGCAATAAATGAGCATAAAGAAAGAGTCAAATAAAACAGTGAATGCACACAGATAACATGGAGCAGCCATCAGAGAGCAGTAGAGTATCAAGCACCAGCCACTTAAGTGGGGCATGTATACAAGGGGGATGTCAGTGTCTATTAATGATTCTAAATTGCCATTAAATAACATGGAAGATAACTTAACATTTAATTTTACTGGCCcttttttatgcacttttttgttttataacatttaaaagacaaGCTGTAATGTGTTAAGGTAAGAAGTTTAACACTGTCCTCTGCATCCTTCAACTCTGGTCAAGACTACCTCTAACATGCAAACTCAAATCTCAGCAGAGGCTCATCTCCTCCCTGTACAAGCAGCATATAATGACACACGGCTGATATTATTGCCATATTGCCATGAGACAGTGCACTAGTTTGGCATGCTGCAGACAGACCCCTGCTAAGCCCACTTTTACTGCCTCCAGGGCCACAGCAGGACAGGcctcacacactgtacacaaacactgacaGCCCTATCAAAATATTAGGGACACACGTTCAACAAAATTATCAAGGTTAGTCAGTAAAATGTTGCATTTGCTTCTTACTGGTAGTTGCTCGGCATGGCGATActgcattattttgttttagcttGATAACTGTGACTGCTGAAACATACAGGGCTTGACATTAACACAAGCGGATTTGCCAAATGCTGGTGGATTTTCCTTTTGCTACTTTCCCATTCAGTCAGCTACTATCCACTCTCTTCCTATCCAAGACTAAGAagtacatatttacaaaactgtacaccaCACCATTACAACTACTGTAACAGTTACACATGCTTTTAAAGACATAGTAGCCACAGAGCAAAAAATCTCAAACATGATAATTCATGACTGCAGTAATAATACACTTCATATAGCAAGTCATACTataaaactttactttttgaAATAGACATTGTCTTCTTCCCAAAACCAGGTGTAGGTCAGGTTGCCAGGATACGCCTCTGCTTGACACGTAAAGAGTGCATTCTGGGATATGTTCACTGTGATGTTTTCGGGTGGCGAGACAATATAAGGAGGCCCTAGGAAAACAAAGAAGAGATGCTTTACACAAAACAATCATGCCAGATGTTCAGTGTAGGGTAAAGTATAGAGTacatatgaaaaatactactcaaactACTTGTTACTAGTTACTTTTTAAGCAATAGCGATAGATCGGTCCTTTATAGCAATAGATCGGTCCTTTATACAAacagatgtttttgtgtgtttttagaatagaaaggagcagagaaagaggtGCGACCGTTGTGCAGTTGGGTGATGAATTGGGTCTCAATTACAGGTCTAAACATCtactgtaaaaacacaagttACCCACAAGCACAGCAACAAGTATTGGTGATTAGTTAGTTTCTACCCCTGGGAACAATTCATCCCAAATTGAGACTACAACTCTTGTAAATGAGATAACTACCACAGCAACAGCAACTTTGCTACAGAGTTAAACAGATACTACAACACAACCTCACCAATAGTTTTGGTTTTCTTCctgatacatgttttattttaaaatacagtactgTAAAAAGGCTCACCATGTCTTCTTAAAAGACAAATGTTAAAGCTTATGGATTCTTTACATTGTAACCTCTGCAGGCCTCTGAGGTACACAAGGACGCTGCAAACTCTCAATAAAACACTGAAGCCATGAAAGGTAAGCTGTCTTTTATGAGTGGGCCCAGATACAAGCCTCCTGGTTATTTTCTCCTCTTGGTGCTTAACTTTAAACATCAGGCGGGACCACTGACTCCTCTGCTGAGCGAAGGGAAGCATCCAACAATTAAAAACAGATCACTGAGGTGGGAATCGGCTCCAGGGGTGTATCTCCGTTATTGCTCTGCGCACTcatctcatttttattttggctgtttttttctGGCAGTAGTTATCCGCAGTCCACAAGATGATTTTGTGGAGGCGTTTTCAAAATGCCACAAAAACACTACAATGCAAAGTATAAGTGCCTCTTGGCCAGGTAGTTATTGTAAATGAGAATTGGACCACAATCGatataaaggttaaataaagataaataaaacactgcagcAGAGTTTTTGACACTTAAGTAAATGAAAAAGGATTCAGCTAGTTCTTATGCAAACGTATTAAATAGGTCACTGCGAGATGGAAATATACAGCttgtctcatgttgtactgaatGCAAAATTAAGAGTGTCTGAGACTGAAGTTTATAATTACTACtctattataattattacacTACTGTTAAGAAAATTGTGAATAAAAGCAGATCACAGCCAGGGGAGAAATCCAGGTTTAAGCCGTGTGTGAGTACCTTGAACCAGCAGTCGTGTGGTGTGCAAAACCTCTCCTTGATCACTGTAGGCTCGACATGTGTATGCTCCTCTGTCATCTCGTGTGATCGCAAGAATGGTTAGACTGCCATCGTGTACCTGTAACATCAGGGTGATAACATAACTTTAATGCAAATACAGCacgtctttatttatttgagttcaGGTTACATCACAGCATATTTCCATGCCTACGCTTTaacagagctggaggacaggtcagaattcaaCAGTAGAATTCACTTTTTAACTGTCTCATTACAGATTTGTTGACTTGTTACTATTTCTGTAATCACTGGGCCTATCTGCATGAAACAGAAACTGGCAGAAAGTTCAACATGTCAGTATAGATAAACAAAAAGGAAATACAAAATAGTTTCAGAAAGCGGTTCCATTATTCAAACCCCAAGGACGTGACCCCATGCTGTTAATTAATATGGCAAGTGTATGTAGCATatccctaataataataataataataataataataacaaggaTAAAAAGCAACATTTGAGGATCTTACGTTTGGTTATTTCTGCCCAAAATAATGAATCTCCCATAGATTTCAGTTCTTGCCccccatctgaaattatgaacgTGAACGTGACCTATATTAGATCTATCTCCACTGATGAGAAGCACTAAGCAGTGAAGAAACACATTAACCAAAGCTAATAGAAATAGCCTCATAAATAATGCAACAGGTTGTGTGGCCATTCAAGTCAGACACAGCTGTAGTCTGTCCATTCATGTGGGCTGCAGTGGAGGACGCCTGCTGTATGTAACCGCACCACTGTGTCTTCTGCCTCTGTGCTTGAACGACACACACGCCTACACGCACACCGAGCTGTGCCAATGTCTGCAAATGTGTCAGCGTTGCAGTGTCAGTCAACATTCACACTATGGTCATTACTGCAATGGGAAAATCTGGGACAGTAGGGCAAGTGTTACATGGGCCTGAAGTGCATCCTTTACATGACTGGATAtttctgaacaaaacaaaacaaaaaacatcattattcTGCTTCAGATCAGTTTGTGAATACCAGACCTGGAAATGTAGATTTGGTGCCATAGCAATTTACAATTCAAAGTGAAATaatgtatcttttgaatggacaACAGGcctcaaaatgttgcttatTCATAGGttccagaatgatgaaaaattagggtCGTTTCcattgcaattaacaatttgaaacaaaatGTTCTAtcatttgaatggtgaaaagtccacaaaatgtcacctataacaggaagctgaaacctgtGAATATAAGAAGTATGCAACAAATTGATGAGAAATAAATCTTTTTGTCGAGTTCTACTTTCAGTTTTGCCAAATTGGTTTCTAACTTTTGTATTCATTGCTATTTTATGTCATATCGGTTTTGTAATCTGACAGTTTGTTGGGGAACTCCTACAGATACTTTCAAATCCACTGTGGAGTTTtccccttttctttctctctgtgttctgtcACATTCCTACATTTGTCTACTATGTTTCCTTGGAGCTGAACAAACTCATGACCATGACATAATTGTGCACATCTTACCTCTTGCTTCTCTCAAGTCTCTTGCTTTTGTAGCGGCAGAGAGCTGATAAATGCACACATGTTTTTAAACCATTGAAGTGTGCAGTTTTTACTAGTGATTCTGTTTTAGtctaacatttttatttgggaTGATCCAATATTTATGAAGGAGACAGGGGTATTAATAATGCATCGCAATGCTGTCCAATCGTTTACTGAGAGAGACAAGTTAAATGGGGTGATACTCAGAGGGCTACTGATCCAAAATGTTAAAAGACAGACAACAGATGGGGAACACTTTTAGGCATTGCTGTACACCATGAAGTATTGACAATCTGCCAAAGTACTTGTTATTATATTGACTGACATAGTACTAGAGTAAATGTAACTCCAATACATATGAATACAGTATATGCAATCATCTTTTCAGCACAGTTATTTCACttattcaacattaaaaatttcaaactttaaatTACAAATGATATAACAACTGCTAGAACAAATACTCTCACACAATTTCTGGgtgaaaatgaaaacaacttTAGTTTCTTTTAATTAATACtgaactgttttgtttcatttaaaaacaaaagtagtgTAATTTTGTCATAGTTGCATGATTATGGTTTGGTCTGATCAAAAGAGACGCCTGCTCATTGCTGTCAGCCTCAGGTGTGTTAGACTTGCGATTACTTGCTATAGTGTATAGTTAGAGGATGAGATTTCCACTTGAGAAGAGGTGACATTTGCACCTTCCACTTAAGATGCAGCGTCTTGTGGCAGCAGTACTCCGGCTCTGAGTCATCGCTAATAGACCACTGAGGTAAGAGATTTCACAACTGCACCATATAACATTATGTGGGTTTGGATTTAAAATCTGATCTTGAAAGTGACCAAAATATCTTGTCATGATGTCATACTGTCGGTTGCGTTTGTCTTTCATTtgagaaaataaagctgcatcactttttatgtcttttttaagcacacatcatgtttttatttgtacttttgccACCAGCAGTTGAATTAGCTGTCATTCTTGTGTAATTTGTGTCCCATTTAATTCACCATTAACAGTTGGTATACAAAAacggaaatgattaaaaatgagatTTTTACCTCTAAAGGACCAAATAAATGgcactaaataaaataacaaaattattgACTGAAAGGTAACTAAAAAATGAGCCACATTATAGCCACATTATCATGACAATATTTCACCAGTTTCATAATAGCTGCTGATATAAACTGACATTCTCACACTAATATGCTTGACTGGCATGTTTTTTGCATGGTCGACCACAATGTCAGTAAATACAGAGCTAGTAACTGACACCATCTGTTCATGAAATCCATGTGCTGTATGTATAATTGCATAGAGGGAAATGAGATTGTTTCTTACCGAGTATTTAGAGTTGGTttgaagctcctccccctccctcagcCAGCTGATCAGTGGTTTAGGGTTTCCCAGGGCGGAGCAGCTCAGCAGAGTGTTGCCTCCTTCCTTTGCCTCCACATACTGAGGTGGTGTTGATGTGAACGTAGGTGGAGCTGCACAGACAAAGACAACAGTTAAACCAGTTaatttttcaggtggagggtcggccacctgcttgactccagtGAGATGTGATTGCCTTGACTGGAATGtgctttaaacatatctatctccaaggaaacaagcaagtcacagatttgacttgtatcCGGTCCAgatacaagtcaaatctgtggagagctgaGCCCCATTCACTGCAAGAAAAGCATGTTCTCCAAGATATgttggagcaataaaaacagctatataaatgcaagatacataggtaaaatgccatacagtggaatattgcaaataaagcaataacatctccatagagacaatcaggtgacggaccctccaccagaaaattgcATAATGAACCTTTGACACTCTCCTTTTCACTGTGAATGTATAAATAGGTAAGAGTATTCATTTATAATGGCAAAATAGTCACACCTACAACGATGCGTGATTTTCAATGGCCAACTTTAGCTATTGTGCACAATTTACATTTAGTGAGTTAGTAGAtatgttaattaattaattaattaatttatttaatatggaCAAAGCAAGAAAATTGAACAGACCAGACCAACATCTGCATATAAGATGTTTTTTAGACAGTTAGTACAATACAGTAAATCTGCAAATACATATATGCATATAATAAACATGTAAATGCAAATCATAAAATCTACAGTATGGAcaatacatctgtgtaatccctcagtcgtccagttctgatccatagcaaaattTAAGtcaaaaatctgtcaactggacaaaactacaacattttgtccagttgacagatttaatatttttcttttgctaagtATGGACAATTATCCTGGTCTGAAATCAGTCACTATTTGAGTTCTGTTAAagattttcagtttcagttaagAGGTGTCAAAGTTCCA
This Periophthalmus magnuspinnatus isolate fPerMag1 chromosome 13, fPerMag1.2.pri, whole genome shotgun sequence DNA region includes the following protein-coding sequences:
- the igsf9ba gene encoding protein turtle homolog B isoform X2, with the protein product MIWYVATLIASVFSTRGTAAQGAHGVREEPRFVTARAGESVILGCDVSPPLDGQQPPYVVEWFKFGVPIPFFINFRYYPPHVDPEYTGRASLHGKASLQIDPVRSEDQGWYECRVLMLEQQYDTFHNGSWVHLTVNAPPTFTSTPPQYVEAKEGGNTLLSCSALGNPKPLISWLREGEELQTNSKYSVHDGSLTILAITRDDRGAYTCRAYSDQGEVLHTTRLLVQGPPYIVSPPENITVNISQNALFTCQAEAYPGNLTYTWFWEEDNVYFKNDLKLRVRILIDGTLIIFRVKPEDAGRYTCSPSNSLGISPSASAYLTVQYPARVINMPSVIYVPRKLPGIIRCPVDANPPVTSVKWEKDGYPLRVEKYPGWSLMTDGSIRVAEATEDSLGTYTCVPYNALGTMGKSPHATLVLKDPPYFNVRPGGEYRQEAGRELVIPCAASGDPDIPTITWRKVGKPSRSKHNVLPSGSLQFLSLSKEDHGEWECVATNVVTSITASTRILVIGTSPHAPGNIHVFPLTTSANVSWEPGYDGGFEQTFSVWYGPVSKRTDFGPHDWHSMPVSGAQTWLLVPGLEPGTEYQFSVLAQNKLGTGPFSEVVTVTTAGSPLGTPEPLVLLTPPRCLTANRTQQGVLLTWLPPANHSSPIDRYIMEFRLGEKWEVLDDLISSTETELIAKELVQEAWYEFRVMAVMDDLISESSNVVGVSSTDPFPHAELTDEGLARPVVAGVVATICFLAAAVLFSTLAACFVNKQHRRKLKRKPDPPLSVTHFRKSIESPLSSGKISPESSPPSRPRSLSSEGSHGPGLYVRKLPSPQREKEKELSFYKKTKRAIASKKYSVSKHEAEVTTPIELISRGPDGRFVMESSPPHRRIQGFPFAEESDMYPEFRQSDEENDFDPGPLPPIMPTLRPQLSPTSSSLESTQPPTYSPRLHRPMEGMSFAEGSALHASGQAPASRYRGFPQGPFYGYLGSRGDSGIPPPFYMPDMSPRSSALSSPPGTAEGPFGYPSIPEESEGLEHHQYTASGHSLSHTHSPPHSPESWQPHELPFLGLEGPRFMYTHHTLHHPQDLPEPPPYPPGRLHLPPLKDPTSPGLLQLEVPVAPPGRDRSMGPLGPLGPPMRRLAMQQAQSVGQLRHTAHGVGVPVLPYPDPAARAGSPSTAPSSSPQSWLSPRAGRRADPSLPPLVLQPSRLSPLSQSPLSTQPGSPDILVRPPPRPTILRTSRSLEMPEITLQPSATVSFTRRSSLTASPTQGQARQPSPSFHAHMSYASTAASYPSQSPSPPPEGRDVFGQRPSQRRTEEEMLPSEPSQLHVTASGYLGSGVVTRSPTPQ